The Falco peregrinus isolate bFalPer1 chromosome 9, bFalPer1.pri, whole genome shotgun sequence genome includes a window with the following:
- the AHCY gene encoding adenosylhomocysteinase, with protein MSDRLPYKVADISLADWGRKAIEIAENEMPGLMKMREMYAASKPLKGARIAGCLHMTVQTAVLIETLIELGAEVQWSSCNIFSTQDHAAAAIAKAGIPVFAWKGETDEEYLWCIEQTLYFKDGQPLNMILDDGGDLTNLVHTKYPQLLKGIRGISEETTTGVHNLYKMKANGTLKVPAINVNDSVTKSKFDNLYGCRESLIDGIKRATDVMIAGKVAVVAGYGDVGKGCAQALRGFGARVIITEIDPINALQAAMEGYEVTTMEEACKEGNIFVTTTGCTDIVQGRHFEQMKDDAIVCNIGHFDVEVDAKWLNENAVEAVNVKPQVDRYTLRNGRHIILLAEGRLVNLGCAMGHPSFVMSNSFTNQVLAQIELWTHSDKYAVGVHFLPKKLDEAVAAAHLDKLCVKLTKLSDKQAKYLGLSRDGPFKPDHYRY; from the exons ATGTCGGACCGGCTGCCGTACAAAGTGG CTGACATCAGCCTTGCTGACTGGGGTCGAAAGGCCATTGAGATTGCGGAGAATGAGATGCCAGGGCTGATGAAGATGCGGGAGATGTATGCTGCATCAAAGCCGCTGAAAGGTGCACGTATTGCCGGTTGCCTTCATATGACTGTGCAGACAGCAGTTCTCATAGAGACCCTTATAGAGCTGGGAGCGGAG GTACAATGGTCAAGCTGCAACATTTTCTCCACTCAGGACCATGCTGCAGCTGCTATTGCAAAAGCTGGTATCCCTG TGTTTGCCTGGAAAGGGGAGACTGATGAGGAATATTTGTGGTGCATTGAGCAGACCCTGTACTTCAAGGATGGGCAGCCCCTCAACATGATTTTGGATGATGGTGGAGACCTTACCAACCTAGTTCATACCAAATACCCACAGCTCTTGAAAG GAATTAGAGGTATTTCGGAAGAGACAACCACTGGAGTTCACAACCTGTACAAGATGAAGGCTAATGGGACCCTGAAAGTGCCAGCTATCAATGTTAACGACTCTGTCACCAAG agcAAGTTTGATAACCTGTATGGGTGCAGAGAGTCCCTCATCGATGGCATCAAGCGTGCTACAGATGTCATGATTGCTGGAAAAGTAGCAGTCGTGGCAGGTTACGGTGATGTGGGCAAAGGCTGTGCTCAGGCTCTGCGAGGCTTTGGAGCTAGAGTCATCATCACTGAAATTGATCCCATCAATGCACTGCAGGCAGCCATGGAAG gtTATGAAGTTACAACCATGGAGGAGGCCTGTAAAGAAGGCAATATCTTTGTTACCACCACTGGCTGCACTGACATTGTTCAGGGCAG gcaCTTTGAGCAGATGAAGGATGATGCCATAGTGTGTAATATTGGTCATTTTGATGTGGAAGTTGATGCAAAGTGGCTGAATGAAAATGCAGTAGAGGCGGTGAATGTTAAACCTCAG GTGGATCGCTATACCCTGCGCAACGGTCGTCACATTATATTGCTAGCAGAAGGCCGACTGGTCAACTTGGGCTGTGCCATGGGTCACCCTAGCTTCGTCATGAGCAACTCCTTCACCAACCAGGTGCTGGCGCAGATCGAGCTGTGGACCCATAGTGACAAATATGCTGTCGGAGTCCATTTCCTGCCGAAGAAG ttGGATGAAGCCGTGGCTGCTGCTCATCTGGATAAACTGTGTGTGAAGCTGACGAAGCTGAGTGACAAGCAGGCCAAATACCTAGGCTTATCAAGAGATGGGCCATTCAAGCCAGACCACTACAGATACTGA